TATACATAGTATTTCGTATCGATTGTTTTGGTCTACCCCATTGAATGTACTAATCACTACTAAAGTCTATGGCAACGGTGGCTACCGCCTCGAATAGCTAATTGATGGGGAATGTTTTCGTAGCGAATATATTCGCTACTATAGGTCAAAATAATCACCACGAAAACccttttttcttgtagtgtatttattgcctaagaagcaataaaacagggttgtttatgttaaagagttcttcactgaacttgggtagatcacatgtctgctggcttgatggttcttcattgaaaaatgcgtagaaccactcttgaagcaagaaaagactagatcacaaaataaacatactcaaaagatcttatcatcctatctcgaaaaacattcgatgaaatggatattaagattggcaaagcatgataactaaacctatgcaacaagtgagaaacaacactcacattgtggcactggaaatcaaagcatagttttgaattccactagttttttcaaagatgggttcgaggcccatggttataaaacattaggggttgaacatttatcatatatgaaatgtattttcatattccatttaatcttggtttagtattaaatgacgagtcccatcaatttgacgatatattcaagatagactgttaggaccagtcctgtgactaagaaatgtctatcaagtgaacttgaatgtcaaaagttgaaaatggtccctggtcggagttttctataaagatggacgcatagaaaacgttagacgactagaatgcaagatgactagtagttctgtttcttgaactatgtggacatagcaatgtcgtaatcatttgcatagatacttactttaggaagactagtatcggacagacctatgaaactttactgtaagagatgaaaatctgtcataagtaaatttcattaaaattatgaGACACTAAaccctcaatacctgagtgatttgagattacttgtttgagaactggttgctttgacgttgaccaaccgtcgcaccgtaaaaggaggctataaaggcaacgcttaggtaatcacctatcaaacgaagtctaatctcaagatcacaagattgggattatcatcccataaatcgggatgagatgcttaaaggttgtacaaggccactcggagagctagaaactgtgaaatgcatggccgtgctcggatgaatcataggctatgattatctgtttatttgatcagttgaactctgaaaccgagaaacacctctggacataataaggatgacaactcttaccttatgttcaagagcaagcatcgtgcgacaaaggaattaggtaatccacacttgtccctaaggacaagtgggagactgaaggaaatagtgcccttggtccaagtatgcattcaatgttaagtctaataaatgcggttcattattaattaacaagttaataattcagtgagatcaagtgagctgaatgcctagctagaggccgcttcagttcaagtggaattaatgatattaatccacaacttactcttgaatgaacccgtagggtcacacaaatagtacgtaaacggatcaagtatttaatggcattaaatactccatctatagatattcggaatcgacggatcttggtttcagttggagctgagatcgtcacaagcaagaaatgaatactccggaaacgatgatattgccggaaacggaaatatggatcatatcggaaatataaatattatccaagtcgtagatgttgccggaaacggaaacatggtacgtatcggaaaatattaacggaaatggaaatattgccggaatcggaaatattgccggaaacggaaatattgtcagaatcggaaatattatcggaatcggaaaataattccggaaacggaaatattaaatatttgttcgaaacggaaattaattccggaatcggaaatattaaatattgttcgtatcggaaatgaactccgaaaccgggaatttaatcggaagcgtatcgtacgaataagtattggacgaggcctgccggacgaaggcccagcacgaagccgggccatcgcccagcaagccaaacgcgcgccacacgccaagccaaggcagcgcccgggcccaccgcaaggcaggcccagcgcacgccaaggccatggctgcgttgcgggcctcgtggcgtgggctgagcgcgcgcgcgcataggcgcccctcgtgggctgccgtgcgtgtgtgtgttcgtgttcatgcacgattcctaaagctattaggatttggtatatgattaaattcctaatcctaaaaggataaattaattaattagagttcttataggattctagtttaattaattcgtatcctagtaggattccaattccctttccatacctctataaataagagcctatggtcataatttatagagacaattgaagtattctaaaggtaagtttttgaaagaataattcagccatacacttgctacACAATAGCcaaaaattcctagtaaccttaagggcgattctagttggtcaatcttgaggcggatccggacgtactgtggactatctacggagggacgacacttggagtcctaaagacttgttcttgttcggttcgggcgcagctagggagggcacgcaacaaagtgtatgcatctaaactttgctaaatgattatgtgtagataatatgctttcctggctttatggtttttccgcatgatttatgttttgtcatatgaatcataacctaacagaagctTCATTGTGGCTCTATTTTTTTTGCCGGTGGCCGCGTCACAAAGGGATGAAGCCAAACGATTTTAGTCTTGGTGAAGCCCATGGTTGGCGGCATGGATAAAGGCGGGTGGTTGCAATCGTTGTGGTGTTTGGCCCAATTGAAAACCCTAGTTGGTGGTCGGATGATTGCGTAACTCTGCCTTGCTGCCTGCTCAGGTAGCTGCAAAGGCCAGCATGGTGCTACGTTGTTGCGGCTACAAGCAAGCATGCAAGCGGCGGTGAGGGTGCAGTAGTGACGTTGGTGTTTCAAATTGGTTGTGCTGTTGGGTTTTGCACACAAACCCGAACAAATTTGATTTGGGAGTTTCCTTTTGCGGATTTCTGGCCTGTTACCAGGATTCCCTTACTTTTGGAGTTTTGCAAATTGGTAGAGGGAAATTGGTTTTTTTGCTCACAAACCCGAACAAAATTGTTTTATGGGTTTCCTTTCCGGTTTTCAAGCATAACCTTATCAAATAAGCATAATAtgtttaatttgattaaaatccatatatatatatatatatatatatatatatatatatatatatatatatatatatatatattatagaattgcactcaaatgagaagggagcttaaaatgagaagaatgagaagcaaTCGTGTGCGTTCATCGTGATTAAATCTAACCGCTGAAAACAAATCAATCGCGGTTTactaatggcattttcgtaaatatgaaaaaaatcaAATGAGCAAACTTCTTTCCTCATTTTCGCGTtttacttttctctctcctcatttccAGAACTCACgttttctctcttcattttctctctcctccattttcaCTCGCCACCGTGTTCTCCTTCGTCACTTGCTACAACCATCGCGCCGCCACCATCTCCAAATTTGTGACATTATCAACGCGTTGTCTTCTCTTCTTCAAATTTgtgagttttttttgtttttttttgtaaatgttAGGGTTTGCattgatgatttattaatttcgtttttaatttttctcatttGAAAAGTAGTTAACATcaattttattcttgttttatgTGATTAGGTAGTAATTGAGGAAATTGCGAACAATTTTTGGCGAAATTCACTGCTCCGACAACTCTTCGCCGACGGTCACCACTCCGGCGACTTTTAACTCATCGCCGATCGTCTCAATATCTTCGTCCTCTTCTTTAGTGAGTGATTTTGGTGTTTTCAATTTTTAGGGTTATATAATGTGTAATTGTagttgatttttgttgtttgAAGTGAAATTGTGTAGATCTAATTTGACATAGcatttagttttttttgtttttcgtgaattatttttttatttttagttttattttttaataaatttaggtcatatttaaatAAGCAATTACTATTTTGTGAAATTGAGCAAATAATTGAgcaattactatttaaaattagccatttatatttatttttgctcatttttctgGTTTTGGAAAATGTGTTCATTTATGAAAATGATCATTTTTCATATTGTTCTGAAAATCATGCtcgtttattttgttttataatttgctcatttaattTGTCTGGAAAAGTGCTCATTCTTGAAAATCTTGCTCATTTTATTAATGTTTGAATtgaaacatttgctcattgtttgTAAATGAGTAAAAATTATTGTTTCGGATTTTAGAAATTTGTTCATTTAtttaaaatgagcaaataaataaCTACTCATTTGCTTCCATTTTGCTCATTTCTGAATCAACAACTATGCCTACTCTAAAATTCCATTTTATTGactttttttgatattttttttaacagtATACATGTAAAATGGCTGATAACACTTCAACACCGAAGTTGCCTAAAGATGAAAATGTCACTGCTTCAAAAGCTGCTAAACCGAGGTACTAAACTTTTCATTCTCTGCATTTTGAGACAATGAGCAACATAACTTATACGAGAAACTTTCTTCTTCTattaaaatttgctcatttgaccaaatgagcaaaattataTTTTCCAGGCAGTTACTGCTTGTTgcaaaatttgctcatttgtccaaatgagcaaaattacaTATTCTTGGCAGTTACTGCTTCTGCCAAAGTTTGCTCATTtgaccaaatgagcaaaatttaataattgattatgaatgtgtttttttttaattttaatgtagCTTGCGAACAGTATCGTTCAAACATATTGCAAGGAAACCTACAATACCTATAAAGAAAGAACTACCCAAGTTGTTGACAAGGATGTCCCCGAATAGTATTGCTCAACTGAACAAGACGATTTCTGCTTCTCAACGAAGTGCAATCGAGAATGTAGGCTTTGGGGACCTTTTATCTTTGAAAATCTCCAAACTGCCACTACATCTAGGTTTGTTTCTTGTGGAGAGTTTTGATGCTAATACGTGTTGTTTAAGAATTCACGGAAATGAATTCTTCATCACTGAGAAGGACGTGCACGAGGTGTTGGGGCTTCCTCTAGGTGTTGAAGAGATCAACTTGGATAATGATTGTAAGGACGTAGAAATCTTGGATTGTTGGAAGAAACAATTCAAGAAGTTCATGAAGGAGAAAGCAgcgaaaaaagcaaaaaaagttAAGGCAGTTAAAGGTGAAAATGTGAAGGTGAAGGAGACTTTCACTCAACTGATTCCTGTTGGGGTTCTTACTGATCATTTGAAGTCAAGTAAAGCATCTTCGGATATGTGGTTGAGGAATTACGTAGTTCTTGTTACTTCGACTCTTATTCATGGAGGACAGAACCAATTTGTTAACTGCTGGATTCTGCGTTATTTGAAGGAAATGAGTCAAATCAAAAATTTGAATTGGTGTAATTTTGTGCTTCAATGCTTGGTTAACAGTAAGATGTACTGGGAAGAGGTAGAGGGAAGATGGTTTGCTGGATCTTTGGTATTTCTTATggtaattactttttttttcttcttttttttttttataaatttcattcACATTCTCTTATTTATCAtctaatctttttttttttttgtagctgTTCTATGTGGATAAAGTTGCCTTAGAGGAAGTGCGTATTGAAAGATCACTGCCTATAATAAAAGGATGGAATTGTAATATGCTATCCACACGAGAAAAACTTGAGATCGAATTGGGTAGGATTGCATTCCACGGGATGAATGATGCAGTAGATAAGGGTGAAACATCTGGAACTCAAAAGGTATTCAATTCAATACCTTTTTAActgcttttccttttttttttttttattattttgagcTTGAATAGTATTAACTTTTTATCACTTTATTTAGCAACAAGAAGAGGttattgaaaatgagaatccCGAACAAAATGTACCGACTGAACAAGAAGTTCCTGAATATCAATCAAAGGttaatttttgtatatttttatttcatattgTTTAAGCACTTTATACCCCTATATTAACAcggattgttttttttttcttgaaggaAAACGCTTCTGCTTGTCCTGAAGAGAATGAAGCCCCTCAAATTGTAGAAAATGTCAACCCTCCTGTTGAGAAGAACAAGTTTCAGTTGAAACAAGTAAGTAACATTTGTTAAAATGAGCATTCTGAAACTTGCTCATTTGTTAAAATGAGCAAAATGTAACTTGCTCATTTtgacaaatgagcaaaatttgaattgttcaattgtccaaatgagcaaaatataaCTTGCTCATTTGTCCAAATGCGCAATTCAAATGTAAGTTGTTCATTtgtccaaatgagcaaaatgtAACTTGCTCATTTTAACAAATCACCAAAATTTGGATTGCTCATTtgtccaaatgagcaaaatataacttgctcatttgcacaaatgagcaaaatttgaatgtaatttacTCATTTATGCATCCCTGATTAAATTCGTATTTATCCTCTCGGGACTCGTGTACCCAATTTCCCACTCCCTCGATTTATGTTGATCTCATGTATacgtgcttattgatttctcaATCGttcaaacgagcaatgaaaaaatACAGAGGTTTGAGTCAAAAATAAGAAATCAACAATCCTCAAACTTCCTCAATTCTATCACATTGATTTCACCACCATCATAGGATTTGAGTTGAATTCCCTAAGCCTGTTTTAGTTCCTCGATCAGAATATTCTCATTTAAAGTTCGAGTTTAAAGTTTTGCTTATTGTGTCATGTTTGTAGGATTGTATTTTGGAGTTGGCTGTTGCTGCTAATGAACTTGCAATGGCAATGGAGAAGTTTCAGCTAAAGGCGCAACAAGCATATTCTGATTTCCCAGATGATCAAAGAATTCAGTCCTTGAGAGATTCAGCTTCAGTTGTGTGGGACAACTGTTCTTCTACAAACAACGTCAACCAAACAGAGAATGTTGTTACTCCCAATccaaatattgaaggaaataatgcccttggtccaagtatgcattctatgttaagtctaataaatgcggttcagtattaattaacaagttaataattcagtgagatcaagtgagctgaatgcctagctagaggccgctttagttcaagtggaattaataatattaatccacagcttactcttgactgaacccgtagggtcacacaaatagtacgtaaacggatcaagtatttaatagcattaaatactccatctatgaatattcggaaccgacggatcttggtttcagtgggagctaagatcgtcacaggcaaggaatgaatactccggaaacgatgatattgccggaaacggaaatatggatcgtatccgaaatataaatattatccaagtcgtagatgttgccggaaacggaaacatggtacgtgtcggaaaatattatcggaaatggaaatatttccagaatcggaaatattgccggaaacggaaatattgtcagaatcggaaatattaccggaatcggaaaataattccggaaacggaaatattaaatatttgttcgaaacggaaattaattccggaatcggaaatattaaatattgttcgtatcggaaatgaattccggaatcggaaaatttaatcggaagcacatcgtacgaataagcatcggacgaggcctgccggacgaggcccagcacgaagccaggccatcgcccagcaagccaagcgcgccgcacaaacagccacgccaggcccagcgcaaggccaggcccagcaggctgcgcgcagcgcgcagcgcgcacagcgcgcacagcacgcgcagcgcacagcacgcgcagcgcacagcacgcgcagcgtgcagcgcgcgcgggcgctgagtgggctgctgctcgcgcgcacgcatggggcccatcgtggctaccgtgcgtgtgtgtgcaagtgtttgtgttcgtgcacgtttcctaaaacatgcagagttcggttaatgattaaaatcctaattctatttgataaattaattaaattagagttcttataggattctaggtttaattaatttgtatctgaataggatttcgattccctttccataccgctataaatatgaggctagggctcacaatttataacacaagtttcaaagtattcaaagtgagtttttgagaaaaaaattcagtcacacatttgcctataaagtgccgaaaataatagtaccttaagggcgattctagttggtcaatcttaaggcggatccggacgtgctgtggactatctacggagggacgacacttggagtcctaaaagacttgttcttgttcggttcgggcgcagctagggaaggcacgcaacaaagagtatgcatctaatctatgctaaatgattatgtgtaaataatatgttttcctgggtttatggtttttccgcatgatttatgaattgtcatatgtatcataacctaacagtggtatcacgagccccttattattttcataatctaaatttcatgaacatggttaaatattacaaatttgcaagaattaaaaggggtgattaattttcgtaattgttaattaattgcaaattgcgtttatttaattatacgtacgcagtttttcggcagtttcttcgttactcatccgaattgagtgatttttgtgtcaattccgcatgtaaaaggcattctaaaattttaaagtttggaatttaaacatttgctcattaatactacatgagcaaatattaaagtttctaaatgagcaaatactaaatgagcaaataggagtctaaacatttgctcatttgtctctaaatgagcaaattttaaatttcgaaCTTCGATATTTGCTCATTGAttggaaatgagcaaaatttggAAGTTAAAAGTTAAACATTAGTTAATTGTTTTTAAAtaagaaaattttgaatttcaatttaatatttgctcattgtatttaaatgaacaaaaaatatagattagattctaaatatttgctcattattctaaatgagcaaatatttaagtTTCGAATccaaatatttgctcatttgtttataaatgagcaaattttaatATTCCTTCTGTTTTGCACTCCTCTACTGAACAATGCAGTTCAGATCATCAATGCAGTTCACAAGAAATAAATAGAACACTGAACTAAGCAGTGCAAGATGTAACACAAGAAATAAACACAGcaaaaatattttctcatttgttTCCAGTGCCAATTGTATTCCACaataattagttgttacacttaaaTACGTTCCAAAATGTACAAAATTGTACTCAAAAAGAATAACTAAGCAGGAAATGTTTATGTTGCTTTTGCTCATTCTTCCCAAAGCTTCCCTTGCTAAGTATTCAGCAGCTTCTTGACGATCATCTAcgtgcctaaatatgtccactGCTTCTAGATTCCTAGTTACCTGAGAGAGCCAAAGAGAATGTTTCTAGTAAATAATGTCCACTGATCCGGAAAGAGCATTACACAACTATGAATGAATACTGATCGAGTGAGTACATTATTTACTAACCTgtgatgttgatgttgatgttgtGGCATCAGATTAAACCAGACAGGAGATTTGAGAGGGGTTTGTAAGTTGGGGCATTGTGAAAACAAGGTTACCCTATCATCTAGTAGGCTGTAACCAAACAGAATTACACTTCCAGTCAGAGGTTTACAATAACCAAACAGAATTACACACAGCAACTATAACAGAATAGAGATG
This sequence is a window from Spinacia oleracea cultivar Varoflay chromosome 1, BTI_SOV_V1, whole genome shotgun sequence. Protein-coding genes within it:
- the LOC130465437 gene encoding uncharacterized protein encodes the protein MADNTSTPKLPKDENVTASKAAKPSLRTVSFKHIARKPTIPIKKELPKLLTRMSPNSIAQLNKTISASQRSAIENVGFGDLLSLKISKLPLHLGLFLVESFDANTCCLRIHGNEFFITEKDVHEVLGLPLGVEEINLDNDCKDVEILDCWKKQFKKFMKEKAAKKAKKVKAVKGENVKVKETFTQLIPVGVLTDHLKSSKASSDMWLRNYVVLVTSTLIHGGQNQFVNCWILRYLKEMSQIKNLNWCNFVLQCLVNSKMYWEEVEGRWFAGSLVFLMLFYVDKVALEEVRIERSLPIIKGWNCNMLSTREKLEIELGRIAFHGMNDAVDKGETSGTQKQQEEVIENENPEQNVPTEQEVPEYQSKENASACPEENEAPQIVENVNPPVEKNKFQLKQDCILELAVAANELAMAMEKFQLKAQQAYSDFPDDQRIQSLRDSASVVWDNCSSTNNVNQTENVVTPNPNIEGNNIKPDRRFERGL